The following proteins are co-located in the Streptomyces sp. DT2A-34 genome:
- a CDS encoding NACHT domain-containing NTPase translates to MSAEAAALRLGTTVARAAAQVWLGGKRREQERRLSMAELVRVRVSGLRLQRSVERQFEEIADAVFDRLAPFLEREFRGLDEGGRRAVLDAVCDTCVRADLSDEALLAADVNPAEVVRRITGAVRAPVGLSEAESRLYEVLFAECCEYYVRIVRGLPVFQERALAELLARTTSLGAEIARVLERLPDRSLFAPEGTDRDGEFRRRYLELVSTSLDEVELFRRASDRAVAQARLSVAYVSLRATGDDGTARRRAGGRSLPLLRPDMSDWEDGGRGEAAGMRVEAALGGASRVLLRGEAGSGKTTLLRWLAVTAARGAFTGELAGWNGLTPVFVKLREYSGRVLPVPEAMLDSVAGHITGVMPKAWVERQLAGGKALLLIDGVDELLDGERRAVREWLRKLLAAYGDIRVVVTSRPSAAGADWLRREEFTALHLDRMTPPDLVAFVRQWHQAVRELGEELPCAVEELPQYEQSLLNSLKDRPHLQSLAGTPLLASLLCAMHLNRGSQLPRDRMELYRNALHTLVHERDAHRSVPSAVDSRLSLGDKLVLLRDLAWRLSDNNRSEISLEQAERYVGRKLTGMRHLEERDGVRVLDQLRGRSGVLRSPAVGRLDFVHRTFQEYLAAQEATEEDRIGNLVGRAHLDIWRETIIMAAGHANRPQREELLGGILDRAEEEPRHARRLRLLAAACQETVPEVSGELAGRLDEAVAALLPAHRVTDPPALAAVGPSLLRELPQSLEELTQKAAMQTVRTVALIGGEEALRLLAGYTRDRRDPVITELIHAWGYFDAEDYATQVLARLPLRGRNAVITHSGQWNAVRRLASVDGLSVKHPVSDFAMLTGLPPLRRLLVFQVEGEADLTDLKAQPSLTSLVLLGTGSMRHLEALGELPRLRQLYLGLAGTPSLADLRLGPKVTDLSLWDLEATASLAPLVGHPGITSLEMLPMDTCLPAALRHLPTLPRLRHLSLHNVDVAAWLDSAPVLPPSLKRLSLYGCLLPDPRALDFPGVTVAVR, encoded by the coding sequence ATGAGCGCGGAAGCGGCTGCCTTACGGCTGGGGACGACCGTGGCGCGGGCGGCGGCCCAGGTGTGGCTCGGTGGGAAGCGGCGGGAGCAGGAACGCCGGTTGTCGATGGCCGAGTTGGTGCGGGTGCGGGTGTCCGGGTTGCGGCTGCAGCGGAGCGTGGAGCGGCAGTTCGAGGAGATCGCGGACGCGGTGTTCGACCGGCTGGCGCCGTTTCTGGAGCGGGAGTTCCGGGGGCTGGACGAGGGTGGGCGGCGGGCGGTGCTCGACGCGGTGTGCGACACCTGCGTACGGGCCGATCTGTCGGACGAGGCGCTGCTGGCGGCGGACGTGAATCCGGCGGAGGTCGTGCGGCGGATCACGGGGGCCGTGCGCGCTCCGGTGGGGCTGAGCGAGGCCGAAAGCCGCCTGTACGAGGTGCTGTTCGCGGAGTGCTGCGAGTACTACGTACGGATCGTGCGAGGACTGCCGGTCTTCCAGGAGCGGGCGCTTGCGGAGCTGTTGGCGCGGACGACGTCGCTCGGCGCTGAGATCGCCCGGGTCCTGGAGCGGTTGCCGGACCGGTCGCTGTTCGCGCCGGAGGGGACGGACCGGGACGGGGAGTTCCGGCGGCGGTATCTGGAGCTGGTCAGTACCTCGCTGGACGAGGTGGAGCTGTTTCGGCGTGCGTCGGACCGGGCGGTGGCGCAGGCTCGGTTGTCGGTGGCGTATGTGAGCCTGCGGGCAACGGGCGACGACGGAACGGCCCGGCGAAGGGCTGGAGGACGCTCTCTGCCGCTACTACGGCCCGATATGAGCGACTGGGAGGACGGCGGGCGGGGCGAGGCCGCGGGGATGCGTGTGGAGGCCGCTCTGGGCGGTGCCTCGCGGGTCCTGTTGCGGGGTGAGGCGGGTTCGGGCAAGACGACGTTGCTGCGGTGGCTGGCGGTCACTGCGGCTCGGGGTGCGTTCACGGGTGAGCTGGCCGGGTGGAACGGTCTGACGCCGGTGTTCGTGAAGTTGCGGGAGTACAGCGGACGGGTACTGCCGGTGCCGGAGGCGATGCTCGATTCGGTGGCCGGGCACATCACGGGGGTGATGCCGAAGGCGTGGGTGGAGCGGCAGTTGGCGGGCGGGAAGGCGCTGCTGTTGATCGACGGGGTGGACGAGCTGCTGGACGGGGAGCGGCGGGCCGTACGGGAGTGGCTGCGCAAGCTGCTCGCGGCGTACGGGGACATAAGGGTGGTCGTCACCTCGCGTCCGTCCGCGGCAGGGGCGGACTGGCTGCGCCGGGAGGAGTTCACGGCGCTGCACCTGGACCGCATGACGCCACCCGATCTGGTGGCGTTCGTACGGCAGTGGCATCAGGCGGTGCGGGAGCTGGGTGAGGAGTTGCCGTGCGCGGTGGAGGAACTGCCGCAGTACGAGCAGTCGTTGCTGAACAGCCTGAAGGACCGACCGCATCTCCAGTCACTCGCGGGGACGCCGTTGCTGGCGTCGCTGCTGTGCGCGATGCATCTGAACCGGGGCAGCCAACTCCCCCGTGACCGGATGGAGTTGTACCGGAACGCCCTGCACACGCTGGTCCATGAGCGGGACGCGCACCGCAGCGTCCCCAGCGCCGTGGACAGCCGGCTGAGCCTCGGGGACAAGCTGGTGCTGCTGCGGGATCTGGCGTGGCGGCTGTCCGACAACAACCGCAGTGAGATCTCGCTGGAGCAGGCGGAGCGGTATGTCGGCCGGAAGCTGACGGGGATGCGGCATCTGGAGGAACGGGACGGGGTGCGGGTCCTGGACCAGTTGCGGGGGCGCTCAGGCGTACTGCGCTCCCCCGCCGTGGGGCGGCTGGACTTCGTGCACCGGACGTTCCAGGAGTACCTGGCCGCCCAGGAGGCGACGGAGGAGGACCGCATCGGGAACCTGGTGGGGCGGGCCCACCTGGACATCTGGCGGGAGACGATCATCATGGCGGCCGGGCATGCCAATCGGCCGCAGCGGGAGGAGTTGCTGGGCGGGATCCTGGACCGGGCCGAGGAGGAACCCCGGCACGCGCGGCGGTTGCGGTTGCTGGCGGCGGCTTGTCAGGAGACGGTGCCCGAGGTCTCCGGCGAGTTGGCAGGGCGGTTGGACGAGGCGGTGGCAGCGCTGCTTCCGGCACACCGCGTGACGGATCCACCGGCGCTGGCGGCCGTGGGGCCGAGTCTGCTGCGTGAGCTTCCCCAGTCCTTGGAGGAACTCACACAGAAGGCGGCCATGCAGACGGTGCGGACGGTCGCGCTGATCGGCGGGGAGGAGGCGCTCCGGCTGCTGGCGGGATACACGCGGGATCGGCGCGACCCTGTCATCACCGAACTCATCCACGCGTGGGGCTACTTCGACGCGGAGGACTACGCCACGCAGGTGCTGGCCCGCCTCCCCCTGCGGGGCCGCAACGCCGTGATCACCCACTCCGGCCAGTGGAATGCCGTGCGGCGGCTGGCATCCGTCGACGGTCTGTCGGTCAAGCACCCCGTCTCGGACTTCGCGATGCTCACCGGCCTCCCGCCCCTGAGAAGGCTGCTGGTCTTCCAGGTGGAGGGCGAGGCCGACCTCACCGATCTCAAGGCCCAGCCCTCTTTGACCTCACTCGTCCTGCTGGGCACGGGATCGATGAGGCATCTCGAAGCACTGGGTGAACTGCCACGGCTACGGCAGCTGTACCTGGGGCTGGCCGGTACACCGAGCTTGGCGGATCTCCGTCTGGGACCGAAGGTGACCGACCTCTCGCTGTGGGACCTCGAAGCGACAGCCAGCCTGGCTCCGCTCGTCGGCCATCCCGGTATCACGTCTCTGGAGATGCTCCCGATGGACACCTGCCTGCCGGCCGCCCTGCGGCACCTGCCCACCCTGCCCCGGCTCCGACATCTGAGTCTGCACAACGTGGACGTCGCCGCCTGGCTCGACTCGGCACCCGTCCTCCCTCCCAGCCTGAAGCGCCTCAGCCTGTACGGGTGCCTCCTGCCCGACCCACGCGCCCTCGACTTTCCCGGCGTCACCGTCGCCGTCCGCTGA
- a CDS encoding acyl-CoA carboxylase subunit epsilon — MNSPDIRVEKGHAEPEEVAAITAILLARAAAQPSDTTPAHRGRAKAGWRRLEREPGFRAPHSWR; from the coding sequence ATGAACTCCCCTGACATCCGCGTCGAGAAGGGCCACGCCGAGCCCGAGGAAGTCGCGGCCATCACCGCGATCCTCCTGGCCCGCGCCGCCGCCCAGCCCTCCGACACCACCCCGGCCCACCGCGGCCGCGCGAAGGCGGGCTGGCGCCGCCTGGAGCGCGAGCCCGGGTTCCGGGCGCCGCACAGCTGGCGCTGA
- a CDS encoding acyl-CoA carboxylase subunit beta produces the protein MTVLDEAPGEPIDARGRTAELHEIRAQALAGPSEKATAAQHAKGKLTARERIELLLDPGSFREVEQLRRHRAQGFGLEAKKPYTDGVITGWGTVEGRTVFVYAHDFRIFGGALGEAHATKIHKIMDMAIAAGAPLVSLNDGAGARIQEGVSALAGYGGIFQRNTRASGVIPQISVMLGPCAGGAAYSPALTDFVFMVRETSQMFITGPDVVKAVTGEEITQNGLGGADVHAETSGVCHFAYDDEETCIAEVRYLLSLLPQNNRENPPRVDSTDAADRRSDVLLDLVPADGNRPYDMAKVIEEIVDDGEYLEVHERWARNIICALARLDGQVVGIVANQPQSLAGVLDIEASEKAARFVQMCDAFNIPIVTFLDVPGFLPGVDQEHGGIIRHGAKLLYAYCNATVPRISLILRKAYGGAYIVMDSQSIGADLTYAWPTNEIAVMGAEGAANVIFRRQIAEAEDPEAMRARMVKEYKSELMHPYYAAERGLVDDVIDPAETREVLIKSLAMLQTKHADLPSRKHGNPPQ, from the coding sequence ATGACCGTTTTGGATGAGGCACCGGGTGAGCCGATCGACGCCCGCGGGCGGACGGCCGAGCTGCACGAGATCCGTGCGCAGGCATTGGCCGGCCCGAGCGAGAAGGCGACCGCGGCGCAGCACGCCAAGGGCAAGCTGACCGCCCGGGAGCGGATCGAGCTGCTGTTGGACCCGGGCTCCTTCCGGGAGGTCGAGCAGCTGCGCCGGCACCGCGCCCAGGGCTTCGGCCTGGAGGCCAAGAAGCCGTACACGGACGGTGTGATCACCGGCTGGGGCACGGTGGAGGGCCGGACGGTCTTCGTGTACGCGCACGACTTCCGGATCTTCGGCGGCGCGCTGGGCGAGGCCCACGCCACGAAGATCCACAAGATCATGGACATGGCCATCGCGGCCGGTGCCCCGCTGGTCTCCCTGAACGACGGCGCGGGCGCCCGCATCCAGGAAGGCGTCTCCGCCCTCGCCGGCTACGGCGGCATCTTCCAGCGCAACACCAGGGCGAGTGGTGTCATCCCGCAGATCTCGGTCATGCTCGGCCCGTGCGCGGGCGGTGCGGCCTACTCGCCCGCCCTGACGGACTTCGTCTTCATGGTCCGCGAGACGTCCCAGATGTTCATCACCGGCCCGGACGTGGTCAAGGCGGTGACGGGCGAGGAGATCACCCAGAACGGCCTGGGCGGCGCGGACGTCCACGCGGAGACGAGCGGCGTCTGCCACTTCGCGTACGACGACGAGGAGACGTGCATCGCGGAGGTCCGCTACCTCCTCTCGCTGCTGCCCCAGAACAACCGCGAGAACCCGCCCCGGGTGGACTCCACGGACGCCGCCGACCGCCGCTCGGACGTCCTGCTGGACCTGGTTCCGGCGGACGGCAACCGGCCGTACGACATGGCGAAGGTCATCGAGGAGATCGTCGACGACGGCGAGTACCTCGAGGTCCACGAGCGCTGGGCCCGCAACATCATCTGCGCGCTGGCCCGGCTGGACGGCCAGGTGGTCGGCATCGTGGCCAACCAGCCGCAGTCCCTCGCCGGTGTCCTCGACATCGAGGCATCGGAAAAAGCTGCGCGCTTTGTCCAGATGTGTGACGCTTTTAACATCCCGATCGTCACTTTCCTGGACGTCCCCGGGTTCCTCCCGGGCGTCGACCAAGAGCACGGCGGCATCATCCGCCACGGCGCGAAGCTCCTCTACGCCTACTGCAACGCGACCGTCCCCCGGATCTCCCTGATCCTGCGCAAGGCGTACGGAGGCGCCTACATCGTCATGGACAGCCAGTCCATCGGCGCGGACCTCACCTACGCCTGGCCGACGAACGAGATCGCCGTCATGGGCGCGGAAGGTGCGGCCAACGTCATCTTCCGCCGGCAGATCGCCGAGGCCGAGGACCCCGAGGCCATGCGGGCCCGCATGGTCAAGGAGTACAAGTCCGAGCTCATGCACCCCTACTACGCGGCCGAGCGTGGCCTCGTGGACGACGTGATCGACCCCGCGGAGACCCGCGAGGTGCTCATCAAGTCCCTGGCGATGCTCCAGACCAAGCACGCCGACCTGCCGTCCCGCAAGCACGGCAACCCCCCGCAGTAA
- a CDS encoding polysaccharide lyase 8 family protein, protein MGPTRRAVLLAAALLTTTTTAATATTAPAADADPYEALRLRWLGIALGADYDPTAEPYASRLAETGTLARGFQATMAPTPTSLWPGHPYDPPAGITQSYGRLWAMTQAYVQPGTGSTTDPALLADVLRGLDHLSATIYNPSTTRYGNWWEWQIGSPRLLTDITAALYGHLGDARIADACAAVDHFIPDSMLTDYSGTSTGANRVDLCRGVALRGILGRAPAKIALARDGLSPVFPYVTKGDGLYADGSFIQHTWVAYSGTYGQVLLDGLGRLFALLAGSEWEVTDPNRQIVLDSVERAFAPLIHDGLMMDSVNGRAISRGYLKSDDRHVMRSDHFHGQGVIAAMTLLAGGASAVERERWHGRIKGWIERDTVTPVLTARQFGVADLARLHAVAASPVPAAPEPTGHHLFAAMDRAVHRRPGFVANIAMAGDRIAHYECGNGENPRGWHTGAGMLSWWAEGLGDQYTDWYWPTVDWYRLPGTTVSTLRLPDKAGGEWGEPKPDVRWVGGTTDGEYAAIGQHLKGLGSTLEARKSWFCVEDAVICLGAGITCADGVPVETVVDNRNLGEGGTQAFVRGPGWAHLEGHGGWVVPYGDLRALREDRTGAWADINTTSTTERRTRRWQTLWLDHGTDPTDATYVYVLMPGAGRHEVAARAAQGARRLSVLANDRARQAVHVPSLGLTAVNFWQPGTTGPLTASAGASVLLRRGGRTATLCVSEPPRTGEPLEITWEHPVRRVLRADDSVEILATGRRLRVRVTPGMVCATHRCEVALG, encoded by the coding sequence ATGGGACCCACCCGTCGAGCCGTGTTACTCGCGGCGGCGCTCCTGACCACGACCACGACCGCAGCCACGGCCACGACCGCTCCCGCCGCCGACGCCGACCCCTACGAAGCCCTCCGCCTGCGCTGGCTCGGCATCGCGCTCGGCGCCGACTACGACCCGACGGCCGAGCCGTACGCCTCCCGCCTCGCCGAAACCGGCACCCTCGCCCGCGGCTTCCAGGCCACCATGGCCCCCACCCCCACCTCCCTCTGGCCCGGCCACCCCTACGACCCGCCCGCCGGCATCACCCAGAGCTACGGCCGCCTGTGGGCCATGACCCAGGCCTACGTCCAGCCCGGCACCGGCTCCACCACCGACCCGGCCCTCCTCGCCGACGTCCTGCGCGGCCTCGACCATCTCTCCGCCACCATCTACAACCCCTCCACCACCCGCTACGGCAACTGGTGGGAATGGCAGATCGGCAGCCCCCGCCTGCTGACGGACATCACGGCCGCCCTGTACGGCCACCTCGGCGACGCCCGTATCGCCGACGCCTGCGCAGCCGTCGACCACTTCATCCCGGACTCGATGCTCACCGACTACTCCGGCACCTCCACCGGCGCCAACCGCGTCGACCTGTGCCGCGGCGTCGCCCTGCGCGGCATCCTCGGCCGGGCCCCGGCGAAGATCGCGCTCGCCCGTGACGGGCTCTCCCCGGTCTTCCCCTACGTCACGAAGGGCGACGGCCTCTACGCCGACGGCTCCTTCATCCAGCACACCTGGGTCGCCTACTCCGGCACCTACGGCCAGGTCCTCCTCGACGGCCTCGGCCGCCTCTTCGCCCTGCTCGCCGGATCCGAGTGGGAGGTGACCGACCCGAACAGGCAGATCGTCCTGGACAGCGTCGAGCGCGCCTTCGCCCCGCTCATCCACGACGGGCTGATGATGGACAGCGTCAACGGCCGTGCCATCAGCCGGGGTTACCTCAAGAGCGACGACCGGCACGTGATGCGCAGCGACCACTTCCACGGCCAGGGCGTCATCGCCGCCATGACCCTGCTCGCGGGCGGCGCGAGTGCCGTGGAACGCGAGCGCTGGCACGGCCGTATCAAGGGATGGATCGAACGGGACACCGTCACACCGGTCTTGACGGCGCGCCAGTTCGGGGTCGCCGACCTCGCCCGACTGCACGCCGTCGCCGCGTCGCCGGTCCCCGCCGCTCCCGAGCCCACCGGCCACCACCTCTTCGCCGCCATGGACCGGGCCGTCCACCGCCGCCCCGGCTTCGTCGCGAACATCGCCATGGCCGGCGACCGCATCGCCCACTACGAGTGCGGCAACGGCGAGAACCCGCGCGGCTGGCACACCGGCGCCGGGATGCTCTCCTGGTGGGCGGAGGGTCTGGGTGACCAGTACACCGACTGGTATTGGCCGACCGTCGACTGGTACCGGCTCCCGGGTACGACCGTCTCCACGCTCCGCCTCCCCGACAAGGCCGGCGGTGAGTGGGGCGAGCCCAAGCCCGACGTGCGGTGGGTCGGCGGCACGACCGACGGCGAGTACGCGGCGATCGGGCAGCATCTGAAGGGCCTGGGGTCGACGCTCGAAGCCCGCAAGTCATGGTTCTGCGTCGAGGACGCCGTGATCTGCCTCGGGGCCGGGATCACCTGCGCCGACGGCGTGCCCGTCGAGACCGTCGTCGACAACCGCAACCTGGGGGAGGGCGGCACCCAGGCCTTCGTACGCGGCCCGGGCTGGGCGCATCTGGAGGGCCACGGCGGCTGGGTGGTGCCGTACGGCGATCTGCGCGCCCTGCGCGAGGACCGCACCGGTGCCTGGGCCGACATCAACACCACCAGTACGACCGAGCGCCGCACCCGCCGCTGGCAGACCCTCTGGCTGGACCACGGCACGGACCCGACGGACGCGACATACGTCTACGTGCTCATGCCGGGCGCCGGCCGGCATGAGGTGGCGGCGCGGGCCGCACAGGGCGCCCGTCGGCTGTCGGTCCTCGCCAACGACCGCGCGCGCCAGGCGGTGCACGTGCCCTCCCTGGGCCTGACGGCCGTCAACTTCTGGCAGCCGGGCACGACCGGCCCGCTCACCGCCTCCGCCGGCGCGAGTGTGCTGCTCCGCCGCGGCGGCCGTACCGCTACGCTCTGCGTGAGCGAGCCGCCGCGCACCGGCGAGCCGCTGGAGATCACCTGGGAGCACCCCGTACGCCGCGTCCTGCGGGCGGACGACTCGGTCGAGATCCTGGCGACGGGCCGCCGACTGCGGGTCCGTGTCACTCCGGGGATGGTATGCGCGACCCACCGATGTGAGGTGGCTCTCGGCTGA
- a CDS encoding YceI family protein, with translation MVSSDLSALTGDYTIDTAHSTIGFTVRHAMVTNIKGKFLDFSGSLHLDGSDPSASTASIDVKMESIDTGSADRDGHLKSADFFKTDEFPTMTFRSTSAQALGGDDYRITGDLTILGTTKPLTIDLEFNGAAKDPFGNERVGFEGKAEILRSEWGLTWNAALETGGVLVSDKIKLNFDISAIRNA, from the coding sequence ATGGTGAGCTCCGACCTGTCCGCCCTCACCGGCGACTACACGATCGACACGGCCCACTCCACGATCGGCTTCACCGTCCGCCACGCCATGGTCACCAACATCAAGGGCAAGTTCCTCGACTTCAGCGGCTCGCTGCACCTGGACGGCAGCGACCCGTCCGCGTCCACGGCCTCCATCGACGTCAAGATGGAGAGCATCGACACCGGCTCCGCGGACCGCGACGGGCACCTCAAGAGCGCGGACTTCTTCAAGACGGACGAGTTCCCGACGATGACCTTCCGCTCGACCTCGGCGCAGGCCCTCGGCGGCGACGACTACCGCATCACCGGCGACCTGACGATCCTCGGCACCACCAAACCGCTCACCATCGACCTCGAGTTCAACGGCGCCGCGAAGGACCCCTTCGGCAACGAGCGCGTCGGCTTCGAGGGCAAGGCGGAGATCCTGCGCTCGGAGTGGGGGCTGACCTGGAACGCCGCGCTGGAGACGGGCGGGGTGCTGGTCTCGGACAAGATCAAGCTGAACTTCGATATTTCGGCGATCAGGAACGCGTGA
- a CDS encoding YdeI family protein codes for MTTPDGTDPVAFESTTALDTWLTTHPAPHPGLWIKVAKKGSGIPSVTAAEVNDVALCHGWITGQRRSLDAAYFLQRITPRRPGSLWSMVNVRRVEELTAAGRMRPAGLAEVDAAKADGRWAAAYESQKHATVPEDLAAALERSPRAKAAFDGLGRTDQYLVMLGVLQARTPGARAAQVGAAIAQLEAGAEI; via the coding sequence ATGACCACCCCCGACGGCACAGACCCCGTCGCCTTCGAATCCACCACCGCCCTCGACACCTGGCTGACCACCCACCCCGCCCCTCACCCCGGCCTCTGGATCAAGGTCGCCAAGAAGGGCTCGGGCATCCCCTCGGTCACCGCCGCCGAGGTCAACGACGTGGCGCTCTGCCACGGCTGGATCACCGGTCAGCGCAGGAGTCTCGACGCCGCGTACTTCCTGCAGAGGATCACCCCGCGACGGCCGGGCAGCCTCTGGTCGATGGTCAATGTGCGGCGCGTCGAGGAGCTGACGGCCGCCGGCCGCATGCGCCCGGCCGGCCTCGCGGAGGTGGACGCCGCGAAGGCGGACGGGCGGTGGGCGGCGGCGTACGAGTCGCAGAAGCACGCCACCGTCCCCGAGGACCTCGCGGCCGCACTGGAGCGGAGCCCCCGGGCCAAGGCCGCCTTCGACGGGCTCGGCAGGACGGATCAGTACCTCGTCATGCTCGGGGTGCTCCAGGCCCGGACCCCTGGGGCCAGGGCGGCTCAAGTGGGCGCGGCGATTGCGCAGTTGGAGGCGGGGGCCGAGATCTAG